The following coding sequences lie in one Dunckerocampus dactyliophorus isolate RoL2022-P2 chromosome 4, RoL_Ddac_1.1, whole genome shotgun sequence genomic window:
- the tut7 gene encoding terminal uridylyltransferase 7, with product MENPDRPNWTGQGSWERGAVADMADNWRSQGRGQTFRPDGPQHGKRGQGGPYRASPKRGGLGPLAYSPGGFRGGHSPLQRDDLHRFWSLENSAVGREDNWRERSQQQPNWSRNVRDGRPREDRDQWRRDPDGNARKAGNRRRPRNKGRVFAEEDRDLASEEATRSVKDMVERCLNREDIYSLKKKSNSNPNALYTCTLCDVLLDSVSDANSHCFDKRHKRRLKEKQEHQMLTEILPPDPEHVGALNAALKAVVREHGMDDSDVQSRRNVVSLMQDLLLSVLPEIRLRLYGSSCTKFGFKDSDVNIDIQYPPHMHQPDVLLSVKECLAVSPLFVDQEADFHARVPVVICKEKKSGLICKVSAGNENAFQTTSYLASLAMREHLLPPLVLVLRHWAKICQIDRADEGGLPSYVFALMVIYFLQQRKEPLLPTYLNQEIKTFALSKLSNFNFTHVEDGYLHWAYSASSKDTTQPSEGACMKGKVPLVFQSPHPSVEVGLLWVEMLRFYSLEFNMADNVISVRTSAVLSRDLKDWPKKRIAVEDPFAVKRNVARTLNSQQMYDYILHCLKTTYKYFALPLNTPASRHQEPAKGAKESCEGEACLSEVSRLDVPSQLANKEENGPEDSDCIIEEEEEVEDGSDSEGEKEKVDLGKSSFSEEEDDDEDVERHTRCHLDSFTTEDEEIFPLDEISGEELLSDEEGPDLDTPVSNDDEEEETVLTVTSPPCLDDAVENELPKKKKQLQNTRSYEFTKQAFTRGKSHMVVCSLCKRDGHLKKDCPEDFKKVPLKPLPQMTPEFLDVLDKVCEQCYVDFAPDDLELTIREWIIQDLETFVRRQFPGARLQLFGSSKNGFGFRQSDLDICMVRDGQDTIDEVDCINVIERLAKLLRKHPDLKNILPITTAKVPIVKFYHARTSLEGDISLYNRLALHNTRLLASYATIDRRVKILCYVMKVFAKMCDIGDASRGSLSSYAYTLMVLFFLQQRDPPLIPVLQELYDGDEKPEVLVDGWNVYFFEDLTTLPSQWPQYGKNTETVGELWLGLLRFYTEDFDFKEHVVCIRQKARLTTFNKQWTSKYIVIEDPFDLNHNLGAGLSRKMTNFIMKAFINGRTVFGTPVTVFPPEYTNQMEYFFDPEVLTEGEVAPNDRCCRICGKIGHFMKDCPMRRKSRHRHDSDRRAEGARERADMGEEQGARHKSEHWRRREPPEPRCCFLCGSSTHIKRDCQLYRGPAGNTKMENFPSPSSGPLRNLREKQGSPLTDEKKKHQNVILSPQAGSLAARNLTRSGNRKSPVE from the exons ATGGAGAACCCTGATAGGCCCAACTGGACAGGGCAAGGCAGCTGGGAGAGGGGAGCAGTTGCAGACATGGCAGACAACTGGAGGAGCCAGGGTAGAGGACAGACCTTCAGACCAGATGGACCACAGCATGGCAAGAGGGGCCAAGGGGGTCCATACCGAGCCAGCCCTAAGAGGGGAGGACTGGGCCCTTTGGCGTATTCCCCTGGAGGCTTCAGAGGTGGTCACAGCCCCTTGCAGAGGGATGATCTACATCGGTTCTGGAGTCTGGAAAACAGCGCTGTGGGTCGAGAAGATAATTGGAGAGAGCGTTCACAGCAGCAGCCTAACTGGAGCAGGAATGTCCGTGACGGACGTCCACGTGAGGACAGGGATCAGTGGAGGAGGGATCCTGATGGAAATGCTCGTAAAGCTG gcaATAGACGTAGGCCAAGAAACAAGGGCAGAGTTTTTGCTGAAGAAGACCGGGACCTTGCAAGTGAAGAGGCCACACGCTCAGTCAAAGATATGGTTGAGAGGTGTCTAAATCGAGAGGACATCTACTCTCTGAAGAAG aaGTCCAACAGTAATCCCAATGCACTTTACACCTGCACCCTCTGCGACGTTCTCCTTGACTCTGTGTCTGACGCCAACAGCCATTGCTTTGATAAGCGGCACAAGCGGAGGCTCAAG GAGAAGCAAGAGCATCAGATGCTGACTGAGATCCTGCCTCCCGACCCTGAGCATGTTGGTGCATTGAATGCTGCTCTAAAAGCTGTAGTCCGTGAGCATGGAATGGATGACAGCGATGTACAGAGCCGACGGAATGTCGTGTCCCTCATGCAAGACCTCCTCCTGTCTGTCCTGCCTG AGATCAGGCTCCGGTTATATGGATCATCTTGCACTAAGTTTGGATTTAAGGATTCTGATGTCAACATTGACATTCAGTATCCACCTCAC ATGCATCAGCCAGATGTCTTGTTGTCGGTCAAGGAGTGCCTCGCTGTGAGCC CTCTTTTTGTTGATCAGGAAGCCGATTTTCACGCTCGGGTGCCTGTAGTcatctgcaaagaaaaaaagag tggccTCATCTGCAAAGTGAGTGCAGGGAATGAAAATGCGTTCCAAACCACCTCTTATCTAGCGTCCCTAGCCATGCGCGAGCATCTCCTCCCTCCACTGGTTCTTGTACTGCGACATTGGGCAAAG ATCTGTCAAATAGACCGTGCGGACGAGGGGGGACTGCCATCGTATGTCTTTGCCCTCATGGTCATCTACTTTTTACAGCAGCGTAAAGAGCCCCTCTTGCCAACGTATCTGAACCAAGAG ATAAAGACATTTGCACTCAGCAAACTTTCAAACTTCAACTTCACGCATGTAGAGGATGGCTATTTGCACTGGGCTTACTCTGCTTCATCCAAAGACACGACACAGCCGTCAGAGGGCGCCTGCATGAAGGGAAAG GTTCCACTGGTGTTCCAGAGCCCCCACCCCTCTGTGGAGGTTGGACTTCTCTGGGTAGAAATGCTCCGCTTCTATTCCCTCGAGTTCAACATGGCCGACAATGTCATCAGCGTACGGACCAGTGCTGTCCTTTCCCGGGATTTAAAAGACTGGCCAAAGAAACGCATCGCAGTGGAAG ACCCCTTTGCTGTAAAGAGGAATGTGGCCCGCACCCTAAACAGCCAGCAAATGTATGACTACATCCTGCATTGCCTCAAAACCACATATAAGTACTTTGCACTGCCACTCAACACACCGGCAAGCAGGCATCAAGAACCCGCTAAAGGTGCAAAGGAGTCATGTGAGGGAGAGGCATGCCTGTCTGAGGTGAGTCGACTCGATGTTCCGTCCCAGCTTGcaaacaaagaagaaaatgGCCCTGAAGACTCTGATTGCATCattgaagaagaggaggaagttgAAGATGGCAGTGACTCAGAGGGGGAGAAGGAAAAGGTGGACTTGGGCAAAAGCAGTTTCtctgaggaggaggacgacgacgaAGATGTGGAGAGGCACACAAGGTGTCACTTAGACAGCTTCACCACAGAGGATGAGGAGATCTTTCCTCTGGATGAGATCTCAGGGGAGGAGCTGTTGTCTGATGAGGAGGGTCCTGATTTGGATACACCTGTTTCGAatgatgatgaagaggaggagactGTGCTTACTGTCACCTCACCTCCATGTTTAGACGACGCTGTTGAAAATGagctcccaaaaaaaaaaaaacagctgcagaacACAAGGTCATATGAATTCACCAAGCAAGCTTTTACCAGAGGAAAA TCACACATGGTTGTGTGTAGCTTGTGCAAGCGTGATGGCCATTTGAAGAAAGATTGTCCAGAAGATTTCAAGAAAGTGCCGCTGAAGCCTTTGCCGCAGATGACACCAGAGTTCCTCGATGTGCTTGACAAAGTCTGCGAGCAGTGCTATG TGGACTTTGCCCCAGATGACTTGGAGTTGACGATCAGAGAGTGGATCATTCAAGATCTTGAAACCTTCGTCAGACGACAGTTCCCTG GTGCTCGGCTACAGCTGTTTGGATCTTCCAAAAACGGGTTTGGCTTCAGGCAGAGTGACCTAGACATCTGTATGGTGCGTGATGGCCAGGACACCATTGAT GAAGTTGACTGCATCAATGTAATTGAACGTCTTGCAAAGCTTCTGAGGAAACACCCTG ATTTGAAGAACATCCTGCCCATCACTACAGCTAAAGTCCCCATTGTGAAGTTCTACCATGCTCGCACCAGCCTTGAGGGAGACATCAGCCTCTACAACAGACTG gcTCTGCACAACACGCGCCTGCTTGCGTCGTATGCCACCATTGACAGGAGAGTGAAGATCCTCTGCTATGTCATGAAGGTGTTTGCCAAG ATGTGTGACATCGGGGATGCGTCCCGAGGCAGTCTCTCGTCTTACGCCTACACCCTCATGGTACTGTTCTTCCTCCAGCAAAGGGATCCACCTCTTATACCTGTGCTGCAAGAG CTTTATGATGGTGATGAGAAGCCTGAGGTGTTAGTGGATGGCtggaatgtgtatttttttgaagATTTAACGACACTG CCCAGTCAGTGGCCACAGTACGGCAAAAACACAGAGACGGTGGGGGAACTGTGGCTGGGCCTCCTCCGCTTCTACACTGAGGACTTTGACTTTAAAGAGCACGTTGTGTGCATCCGTCAGAAAGCCCGCCTCACCACTTTCAACAAGCAGTGGACATCCAAATATATTGTCATTGAAG ATCCATTCGACCTTAATCATAATCTTGGTGCTGGCCTGTCCAGGAAAA TGACAAATTTCATCATGAAGGCTTTCATCAATGGCAGAACTGTGTTTGGCACCCCCGTGACTGTTTTTCCTCCGGAGTACACCAATCAGATG GAGTATTTCTTTGACCCCGAAGTCCTCACTGAGGGAGAAGTAGCCCCCAACGACCGCTGCTGCCGCATCTGTGGCAAGATTGGCCACTTTATGAAAGACTGCCCCATGCGCAGGAA ATCACGGCACAGACATGACTCTGACAGAAGGGCAGAGGGTGCCCGAGAGCGAGCTGACATGGGAGAGGAGCAGGGGGCAAGACACAAAAGCGAGCACTGGAGGAGGAGAGAGCCACCGGAACCACGCTGTTGCTTCCTGTGTGGATCCAGCACTCACATCAAGAGGGACTGTCAACTCTACAGAGGCCCTGCAG GAAATACCAAGATGGAAAACTTTCCTTCACCCTCCTCCGGCCCCTTGAGAAATTTGAGAGAGAAACAA GGTTCACCTTTAACAGatgagaagaaaaaacatcaaaatgtgatattaagTCCACAAGCAG GTAGTTTAGCTGCCCGCAATTTGACTCGCTCCGGTAACAGGAAGAGCCCAGTTGAGTGA
- the isca1 gene encoding iron-sulfur cluster assembly 1 homolog, mitochondrial, with translation MSASMVRATVRAVSKRKIFPTRAALTLTPAAVNKIRLLLQDKPEYMGLKVGVRTRGCNGLTYTLDFTKQKDKSDEEVFQDGVRVFIEKKAQLSLLGTEMDYVESKLSSEFVFNNPNIKGTCGCGESFNV, from the exons ATGTCTGCCTCCATGGTTCGAGCGACCGTCCGAGCGGTCAGCAAAAGGAAGATATTTCCCACAAGAGCAGCCCTCACTTTG aCACCAGCGGCTGTGAACAAGATCAGGTTGTTGTTGCAGGACAAGCCCGAATAT ATGGGTTTAAAGGTTGGCGTGAGAACGCGCGGCTGCAACGGACTGACGTACACGCTGGACTTCACCAAGCAGAAAGACAAGTCTGATGAGGAAGTGTTCCAGGATG GTGTGAGGGTGTTCATAGAGAAGAAAGCCCAACTGAGCCTTCTAGGAACTGAGATGGACTACGTGGAGTCGAAGCTCTCCAGTGAGTTTGTCTTCAACAATCCCAACATCAAGGGCACGTGCGGCTGTGGAGAGAGCTTCAACGTTTGA